A single region of the Vagococcus teuberi genome encodes:
- a CDS encoding DUF1648 domain-containing protein, with protein MIWMISLLLLFLGFSMAMTPYIAQRGIVFGVTMPEENDEIAKLKKHYFLQNMTVTVIFIILSVVFDRGVKVTDEVLSILMTVFISCQIVYGIMSYFVCNRRMLRYKEKMIAEGYQPNKKITLDLSFRENMSIFPTWILIAIQVIIIAFEIVITIKNQTIIPNKIIMQWDFQGNPTRIVDKTWLNIYSAPIIQLVLVFILSFTNESYKRGKQRVMDKQSVKWSQSFRKMSSYMGAVIAVLVQIMMFVIQMTSVVPFLTEKTMTKILMITIGLMLLAIIGLMVIYGQSGARINQESATPASYDDDKYWKGGMFYFNREDPSFWVEKRMGIGMTINLANWKAVVFVVAPIVVILGITFFIG; from the coding sequence ATGATTTGGATGATTAGTTTATTGCTTTTGTTTTTAGGTTTTTCTATGGCAATGACACCATATATCGCGCAACGTGGGATTGTTTTTGGTGTAACAATGCCAGAAGAAAATGATGAGATAGCAAAGTTAAAGAAACACTATTTTTTACAAAATATGACTGTAACTGTAATATTTATTATTTTGTCTGTCGTGTTTGATAGAGGGGTTAAAGTAACAGACGAGGTACTGAGTATTTTAATGACTGTTTTTATTTCGTGTCAAATTGTCTATGGTATTATGAGTTACTTTGTGTGCAATCGTCGTATGCTTCGCTACAAAGAAAAAATGATTGCTGAAGGTTACCAACCTAATAAAAAAATAACACTTGATTTATCGTTCCGTGAAAATATGTCGATATTCCCAACGTGGATTTTAATTGCAATTCAAGTGATTATTATCGCATTTGAAATAGTTATTACCATTAAAAACCAAACAATTATCCCGAATAAAATTATCATGCAATGGGATTTTCAAGGCAATCCAACACGAATTGTTGATAAAACATGGTTAAATATTTATTCTGCACCTATTATTCAGCTAGTATTAGTATTTATATTAAGTTTTACCAATGAATCCTACAAACGTGGGAAACAACGTGTGATGGACAAGCAGTCAGTGAAATGGAGTCAGTCTTTTAGAAAGATGTCATCTTACATGGGAGCAGTGATTGCCGTGTTAGTCCAAATTATGATGTTTGTCATCCAAATGACAAGTGTGGTTCCATTTCTAACTGAAAAAACAATGACAAAAATATTAATGATTACCATTGGATTGATGCTTCTAGCTATTATAGGACTGATGGTTATATATGGACAAAGTGGGGCAAGAATAAATCAAGAAAGTGCTACACCTGCAAGTTACGATGATGATAAATATTGGAAAGGGGGCATGTTTTATTTTAATCGGGAAGATCCATCCTTTTGGGTAGAAAAAAGAATGGGAATTGGTATGACGATTAATCTAGCAAACTGGAAAGCAGTTGTGTTTGTTGTGGCTCCTATTGTAGTTATACTAGGCATTACTTTTTTTATAGGATAG